The stretch of DNA TGGCGCCAGCCAGTTCCTCATGGGTGTAGCCGAGCCAGGTGCATGCCGTGTCGTTGGCGCGCAGAATGAGGCCGTCGGCCGCGGTGACGACGAGCGCGCAGGCCGCATGGTCGAACAGGAGTTCGCCCGGAAGAGGGTCTGCTGACACGGCATTCAGCGCAGGGTTTGCGCGAGAAATTCGTCGATGGCGTTCGAGCTCGCGGTGGGGGCGCTCATGTGCGGGCAGTGGCCGACGTTTTCGATGATGTGCAGGGTGCTGGACGGCAGGTGCCGGTGCAAATACTGGCCGACGGCGACCGGCGCGACCAGGTCGTCGCTGCACTGCAGGATCAGGGCCGGGACGGTCGACTTCGGCACGTCGGCGCGGTGGTCGGACGTGAAGGTCACGCGGGCGAAGTGCTTGGCGATCTCGGGATCGTTGCGGCAGAAGCTGCTGGTCAGTTCATCGCGCAGCTTGGGTTGGTTGGGCGCGCCCATGATGGCCGGCGCCATGCTGCTCGACCAGCCGAGGTAATTCGCATCCATCGTCTCCAGCAGCTCGTCGATGTCCTCGTGGCTGAAGCCGCCGGTGTAGTCGCCGTCATTGATGTAGCACGGCGAGGGGCCCACCATCACTTGCGCCATGAACTTCTCCGGCGCCTTGATGGTGGCCAGCAGGCCGATCATGGTGCTGACCGAGTGCCCGACGAACACCACCGGACCGGTGGCGAAGGCATCGAGGATCTCGAGCAGGTCGTCGGCGTAGCCCTGCAGGCTGCCGTACTTGGCGCGGTCGTAGGCGGACAGGTCGGAGCCGCCGCTGCCGACCAGGTCGAAGGAGATGGTGCGGAAGCGGTTTTCGTAGGCCGGCGCGAGGAAGCGCCACATGGTCTGGTCGCAGCCGAATCCATGTGCAAACACCATGGTTGCTGAACCATTACCGGAAACACGGACATTGTTGCGAAGCTGGATGCGGGAGCTCATCGGTGTCGACGGGAGGAGTTGAACTGAGCGATTATAGCCCTGTCATGTCGCGCAGGCCCGCACTTTTGACCCGGAATTGTCCAGTTTTGGGCGACTGTTGTTTGCCTGGCGCCGGAAAACAAAAAGCCCAGCCAAATGGCTGGGCTCAATGCTTGAGAATCATGGTGCCGACTGCAGGACTCGAACCCGCCACCTGATGATTACAAATCAACTGCTCTACCTGATGAGCTAAGTCGGCTTAATCTTGGAACAACGATTATACGCTATTTGATGCGCGTCAACGTCGGGCGTCCGCCCTTCTTGGGCGGCTCGTCGTCGCCGCCCGGTGCGGCAGTCGTCTCGACCGGCGCTTCCGTTCCCTTTGCCGGCACCGCCGACAAGGAAGGCGCCGCCGCTTCTTCAGCAGAAGGAGGGGCCGTCTCGGACGCGGTCACGTTCACCTCGAAGGCCATGCCCTGGCCGTTCTCGTTCGCGTAAATCGCCAGCACGTTCTGCACCGGAATGTACAGCTCGCGCGAGACGCCATTGAAGCGCGCGCGGAAGTGGATCGCGTCGTTGTCCATCTTCAGGCCCGAGGTGGCGCCATAGCTGATGTTCAGGATGATCTCGCCTTTGCGGACGTATTCCATCGGCACCGTCGTGGCGGCGTCGACCTTGACCGCGAGGTAGGGCGTGTAGCCGCTGTCCGTGCACCATTCGTAGATGGCGCGCAGCAGGTAGGGCTTGGTGGAAATCTCGGACATGGACGTGATAAAAAAAGCAAACCTATACACGCCAGTTTAGCGGATTCGCCCGGAAGGCGTCCGAAAACCAGCGTGTAGCGAATCGGGAGATACGCGATGCGGGCGCCAACACGCGCCCGCAACAAGCATCAGCGGCGCATCACCTTCTCGGAAGGGGTCAGCGCCTCGATGTAGGCCGGACGCGAGAAGATGCGCTCGGCGTACTTCATCAGCGGAGCCGCGGTCTTCGACAGCTCGATGCCGTAGTGGTCCAGGCGCCAGAGCAGCGGGGCGATGGCGACGTCCAGCATCGAGAACTCGTCGCCCAGCATGTACTTGTTCTTCAGGAACAGCGGGGCCAGCGTGGTCAGGCGGTCGCGGATTTCCGCACGGGCCTTTTCCTGGCTCTTGTCGTTCGTCTTGTTGCGCTCGCTTTCCAGCGTGTGCACGTGGACGAACAGTTCCTTCTCGAAGTTGAACAGCATCAGGCGGGCACGGGCGCGCATCAGCGGGTCGGCCGGCATCAGCTGCGGGTGCGGGAAGCGCTCGTCGATGTATTCGTTGATGATGTTCGACTCATACAGGATCAGTTCGCGCTCGACCAGGATCGGCACCTGGCCATACGGGTTCATGGTCGAGATGTCTTCCGGCTTGTTGAACAGGTCGACGTCGCGCACCTCGAAGTCCATGCCCTTTTCGAACAGGACCAGGCGGCAGCGTTGGGAGAACGGGCACGTGGTGCCGGAGTAGAGAACCATCATGGTTTGTAGTTCCTCAAGAAACAATGGGGTGAAGCGCTGTGCGGTTCACCCCGAAAAATGATTGCCCGTATTATAGCCAACCGGGCAATGAAAGCGAATTTACTTCACTTCTTTCCAGTAGGATTTGTTTAAAAGCCAAGCAAGGAAGGCAAATCCTGTCATGAACAACAACACGATAACGCCCAACTTCTTGCGCGTGTCTTGCGCTGGCTCAGCCATCCACACCAGATACGCAACCAGGTCGGCGGTGGCAGTGTCGAATTCCTGCGGGGTCATCGTGCCCGGTTGTACCGCTTCGAAACCGACGAACTTGTGCAGGGTCTTGCCGGCTTCGTGCGGGTCAGGCACGTCCTGGAACTTCGCCTGGCGCACGCCTTGTTCCTGCCACATCACGTGCGGCATGGCCACGTTCGGCACCACCATGTTGTTCCAGCCGGTCGGGCGGGCGTCGTCCTTGTAGAAGGTGCGCAGGTAGGTGTACAGGTAGTCCGCGCCGGTGCCCGAAGGCGAGGCCTTCGCGCGTGCCATCACCGACAGATCCGGCGGCACGGCGCCGAACCAGGCCTTGGCGTCGTCCGGGCGCATCGCCGTCGTCATCATGCCGCCAACCTTGTCTTGTGAAAACAACAGGTTGTTCTTGATCTGCTCTTCGGTCAGGCCGATATCGCGCAGGCGGTTGTAGCGCATGCTTGAGGCCGAGTGGCAGTTCAGGCAGTGGTTGACGAACAGCTTGGCGCCGTTCTGCAGCGAGGCCAGGTCGCTGCGCGCCGGTGCCGGCTCGAGCGGGAAGCCGCCTTCCGCGGCGAATGCCAGTCCCGGCACCAGGGCCAGGACCGCGATCAGTTTCTTCGCAAATTTCATGTGTCTGTCCTTTGGTCCGTGCTTAGTGTGGGGTGAAGGTCAGGCGAGTCGGGACCGGCTTGAAGCGGCCCATCGTGCTCCACCACGGCATCAACAGGAAGAACGCAAAGTACAGCAGGGTCGCCACTTGCGAGATGATCGTGTAGGCCGGCGTCGGCAGCTGGGTGCCCAGGTAGCCCAGGGTCACGAAGCACAGGCCGAACAGGATGTACACGTACTTGTGCCAGTCCGGACGGTAGCGGATCGAGCGCGCCGGCGAGTGGTCGAGCCAGGGCAGCAGGGCGATGATCACCACCGACGAACCGAACAGCACCACGCCCCAGAACTTCGCGTCCAGCACCTGCGGCAGCATGCCGATGATCAGGACCAGGCCGATCACGGCCACGGCGATCTTGGTCCTGTAGGCCAGGCGCGACTTGAGCCAGATGAACACGACGTAGGCGGCGATCGCGGCCATCAGCACGTACATGAAATCGGCGGTGGTGGCGCGCAGCACCGAGTAGAACGGCGTGAAGTACCAGGTCGGCGCGATGTGCGGCGGGGTCTTCATCGGGTCGGCCGGCAGGAAGTTGTTGTATTCCAGGAAGTAGCCGCCCATCTCAGGCGCGAAGAACACGACCGCCGAGAAGATGGTCAGGAACACCGCCACGCCGAAGAAGTCCTTGGTCGAGTAGTACGGGTGCGACGGGATGCCGTCCACCGGGTGGCCGTCGGCGTCCAGGTTGTCCTTGATCTCGATGCCGTCCGGGTTGTTCGAGCCGACTTCGTGCAGCGCGATCAGGTGCGCCGCCACCAGGCCCAGGATCACCAGCGGCAGGGCGATGACGTGGAAGGCGAAGAAGCGGTTCAGGGTGGCGTCCGACACCACGTAGTCGCCGCGGATCCACAGCGACAGGTCCGGGCCGATCACCGGGATCGCGCCGAACAGGTTGACGATCACCTGGGCGCCCCAGTACGACATCTGGCCCCACGGCAGCAGGTAGCCGAAGAAGGCTTCGGCCATCAGGCAAAGGAAAATGCCGAAGCCGAACAGCCAGATCAGCTCGCGCGGCTTGCGGTAGGAACCGTACATCAGGCCGCGCGCCATGTGCAGGTAGACCACGATGAAGAACATCGAGGCGCCGGTCGAGTGCATGTAGCGCACCAGCCAGCCCCAGGGCACTTCGCGCATGATGTATTCGACCGAGCCGAAGGCCAGGGCGGCGTCCGGCTTGTAGTGCATGGTCAGGAAGATGCCGGTGACGATCTGCAGCACCAGCACCAGCATGGCCAGCGAACCGAACAGGTACCAGACGTTGAAGTTCTTCGGGGCGTAGTACTTGCCCCACTGGTCGTTCCACAGCTTCGACAGCGGGAAGCGGTCGTCGACCCAGGCCAGGGCCTTGGCGCCGGCGCCTGCGTTGGCCGGAACTTGGGTTTCTTTGAATGGGCCGCCCATGTTATGCCTCGCCTTTCTCGTCTTTGCCGATGATCAGCTTGTTATCGGACAGGTACATGTAGGGCGGGACGTCCATGTTGGTCGGCGCCGGCTTGTTGCGGAAGACGCGCGCCGACAGGTCGAAGGTCGAGCCGTGGCAGGGGCAAAGGAAGCCGCCCGGCCAGTTGTCGGGCAGGTTGGGCTGGGGGCCGGACGCGAGGCGCGAGGAGGGCGAGCAGCCGAGGTGGGAGCAGATGCCGACCGTGACCAGCACTTCCTTGTGGTCTTCGCGCGCGCGCCAGGGGTTCCTGGCGTACTCGGGCGTGGGCAACTGGTACTCTTTTTCGGAGTTGGGGTCGGCCAGTTCGGCCGTGTCCTTCTCGAGGGTGGCCATCATCTCCGGGGTGCGGCGCAGGATCCAGACCGGCTTGCCGCGCCATTCGACGACCTTCATTTCGCCAGGCTTGACGTCCGAGATGTCGACCTCGACCGGGGCGCCGGCGGCTTTTGCTCGCTCCGACGGCTGGAAGGTACTCACAAGAACGCCCGCCGTGGACACCCCGACCACGCCGCCAGCGGCGCATGTCGCGACGAGCAGCCCGCGTCGGCCTGAATCGACCTGCTTTTCAATACTCATACCAACCCCACTCCGTGAAAATACGAATCTTAAGAATCAATAAAGAGCTTCCAGCAACACAAAATTATATGTGAACGGCAATACCGATTGGAAAAAAATTATCAAGCGGACACATCCGCGCGGAATTGACCCTCCTGTTTAGACCACAAACCCGCCTGTGCATCCGCAGCATTTGCGCTTGGGGTATCATGAAATCGCATGACTCAATAACAACCTAGGAGAAAACACATGTCAATGATGGGAGAGTTCAAAACCTTCGCCATGCGCGGCAACGTCGTCGATCTTGCGGTTGGCGTGATCATCGGCGGCGCCTTCGGCCGCATCGTCGATTCGCTGGTCAAGGACGTGATCATGCCGCCGATCGGCATGTTGTTCGGCGGCCTCGATTTCGCCAACTACTACCTGCCGCTGAACGGCCAGGGCACCGCCTTGCCGCTGGCCGAGGCGCAGAAGGCCGGGGCCGTGCTCGCCTACGGCAACTTCCTCACCATTTTGCTGAACTTTATCCTGCTCGCCTTTGTCATCTTCCAGATGGTGCGCGTCGTGAACCGCCTGCGCGGCCCCGTGGAGGCGGCGACGCCGGCGGAGAAGGAAGAGATCCTGCTGCTGCGCGACATTCGCGACTCCCTGAAAAAGCCTTGAGAAAGCCGACCGTGAACGACAGCGTCCATGAAATCAAGCCGCCGGGCATGCGCCCGCGGCGCCAGTCGGGAGCCTTCCGGCGTTTCTGGCTGCTGTTCGCGCAGGTCGTCACGGTCGCGCTGGCGCTGTATTTCGTGGTCGCCGCCCTGCGCCCGGACTGGCTGGAGCGCCCACCCACCCGGGTGGCGCTCGGCCCCGCCGGCCAGCAGGTGCCGGTGCTGCAGGGGGCGAGCGTGCCGGCCCCCGGCAGCTACCGCGAGGCGGCCGGGCGCGCCATGCCGGCCGTCGTCAATATCCTCACCAGCAAGACCACGCGCGAGACCCATCCGCTGCTGAAGGATCCCTTCTTCCGCCGCTTTTTCGGCGACCGCATGCCGCCCGACGAGCAGCTGGCCAGCCTCGGCTCGGGCGTGATCGTCAGCGGCGACGGCTACATCCTGACCAACAACCACGTGATCGAAGGCGCCGACGTCATCGAGGTCGGGCTGGCAGACGGGCGCAAGGCGCCGGCGCGGGTGGTCGGCACCGATCCTGAAACCGACCTGGCCGTGATCCGCATCAATGAGCGCAAGCTGCCCGTCATGGTGCTGGGCGATCCGGAAAGCGCGCGGGTGGGCGACGTGGTGCTGGCCATCGGCAATCCGTTCGGCGTGGGCCAGACCGTCACCCTCGGCATCATCTCGGCGCTGGGGCGCAACAACCTGCACATCAACCACTTCGAGAATTTCATCCAGACCGATGCCGCGATCAACTTCGGCAACTCGGGCGGAGCCCTGGTCGACACCAACGGCCAGCTGCTCGGGATTAACTCGGCCATCTATTCGCAGACCGGCGGCTCGGTCGGCATCGGTTTCGCCATCCCGGTGAGCACCGCCAAGATGGTGCTGGACGCGATCGTCAAGCACGGCCAGGTGGTGCGCGGCTGGATCGGCATCGAATCGCAGGACATCACGCCGGAACTGGCTGAAAGCTTCGGCCTGGGGCGCTCGAGCGGCGCCATCATCGCCGGCGTGGTGCGCGGCGGCCCGGCCGACCGCGCCGGCATGCGCCCTGGCGACATCCTGGTCGCGGTGGGCGGCAAGAACGTGGCCAATACCAGCGAGATGCTCAACCTGATCGCCCAGCTCGAGCCGGGCGAGAAGGCCCCGCTGCGCATCCTGCGCAAGAACCGCGAGTCCACGCTCGACGTCACCGTCGGCAAGCGTCCGCGCCAGCCCCAGTAACTTTTTTCGGACTTCTTCATGCACCTGCGTGACCTGACGCAATTCTTAAGCGAGCTCAGCGAGAACAACAACCGTCCCTGGTTCCTCTGGAACAAGCCCCGCTACGACATCCTGCGGGCCGAATTCCTGCAAGTGGTCACCGAATTGATCGGAGAGCTGGGCGCTTTCGACAAGCGGGTGGCCGGCGGCGATCCCAGGAAGGCGCTGTTCCGCATCCACCGCGACGTGCGCTTCGCCAAGGACAAGCGGCCCTACAAGACCCATTTCTCGGCCGGCATCGCGCCGCTCAACAAGCGCCGCCCGAGCGCCGCGGGCGGACCGACCTATTACTTTCACATCGAGGCCGACGGCAAGCTGCTGTTCGGCGCGGGCGAATACCTGCCGCCGGCGCACCGCCTGAAGGCGATCCGCCAGCACGTGATCAACGATGCGACAGGCTTCAGCAAAATGTTGAAGAATAAGCATCTCCGCGCGACCTACGGCGACCTGCAGTTCGAGGACGTCCTGCAGCGGCCTCCGAAAGGCGTCGACCCGAACCACCCGCTGGTCGAGTACCTGAAGCTGAAGAGCTATTTCGTCTGGGTCGAGGTGCCGCTGCTGTTCAATGCACCCGAGTTGCTGGTGCCGCAGCTGGCGAGCGGAATGAAGGATGCGTTCCCGCTGGTGACCTGGTTGCGCAGTGTGCCCGATGAGGTACCGGAGACGCGGGAAGAAGAGGAATCAAGCGAATAAGGAGGGGCGACATGGCCTTGCAACACGCAGTTTCGGGCGAGCGCATCGCATTACAGCGCGGCGACGACGACATCGCCCATTTCACGTCGATTGCGCTCGTCAAGACCGAGCACATGGAACTGATCCGGCTGGTGCTGCCCAAGGAAAAGCCCATGCCCGCGCACCGGGTCGAGGGCGAGATGACCCTCGTGTGCCTGGAAGGAGAAATCGCCTTCGACGCGCACGGTCGCACCACGATCCTGCGGCCCAACGAGATGGTCTACCTGGCGGGCGGGGAGCCGCATGCGATCCGCGCCAACAAGGATGCGGTGGCCTTGATGACCATCCTGCTGGGGCCGGTGCGCACCGGCGGGCCGACCAACGACCCGCGCGGCTCGGGGAACTGAAGCGGCACCTTAGGCCAGCTCGTCCCGCGGATCGCGCGCCAGCAGGCGCTGCGCCATCTCCGTCGCACTCACGCCATCGAACAGCACCGCGGCCACCGCCTCGGTGATCGGCATTTCCACGCCCAGCCTGCGCGACAATTCGCGCACCGCTTTCGCGCAGGGCACGCCTTCGGCCACGTGCCCCAGTTCGGCCACGATGGTGTCCAGCTGCTTGC from Massilia varians encodes:
- a CDS encoding alpha/beta fold hydrolase, coding for MVFAHGFGCDQTMWRFLAPAYENRFRTISFDLVGSGGSDLSAYDRAKYGSLQGYADDLLEILDAFATGPVVFVGHSVSTMIGLLATIKAPEKFMAQVMVGPSPCYINDGDYTGGFSHEDIDELLETMDANYLGWSSSMAPAIMGAPNQPKLRDELTSSFCRNDPEIAKHFARVTFTSDHRADVPKSTVPALILQCSDDLVAPVAVGQYLHRHLPSSTLHIIENVGHCPHMSAPTASSNAIDEFLAQTLR
- a CDS encoding ClpXP protease specificity-enhancing factor; its protein translation is MSEISTKPYLLRAIYEWCTDSGYTPYLAVKVDAATTVPMEYVRKGEIILNISYGATSGLKMDNDAIHFRARFNGVSRELYIPVQNVLAIYANENGQGMAFEVNVTASETAPPSAEEAAAPSLSAVPAKGTEAPVETTAAPGGDDEPPKKGGRPTLTRIK
- a CDS encoding glutathione S-transferase N-terminal domain-containing protein; this translates as MMVLYSGTTCPFSQRCRLVLFEKGMDFEVRDVDLFNKPEDISTMNPYGQVPILVERELILYESNIINEYIDERFPHPQLMPADPLMRARARLMLFNFEKELFVHVHTLESERNKTNDKSQEKARAEIRDRLTTLAPLFLKNKYMLGDEFSMLDVAIAPLLWRLDHYGIELSKTAAPLMKYAERIFSRPAYIEALTPSEKVMRR
- a CDS encoding cytochrome c1, whose product is MKFAKKLIAVLALVPGLAFAAEGGFPLEPAPARSDLASLQNGAKLFVNHCLNCHSASSMRYNRLRDIGLTEEQIKNNLLFSQDKVGGMMTTAMRPDDAKAWFGAVPPDLSVMARAKASPSGTGADYLYTYLRTFYKDDARPTGWNNMVVPNVAMPHVMWQEQGVRQAKFQDVPDPHEAGKTLHKFVGFEAVQPGTMTPQEFDTATADLVAYLVWMAEPAQDTRKKLGVIVLLFMTGFAFLAWLLNKSYWKEVK
- a CDS encoding cytochrome b, with the translated sequence MGGPFKETQVPANAGAGAKALAWVDDRFPLSKLWNDQWGKYYAPKNFNVWYLFGSLAMLVLVLQIVTGIFLTMHYKPDAALAFGSVEYIMREVPWGWLVRYMHSTGASMFFIVVYLHMARGLMYGSYRKPRELIWLFGFGIFLCLMAEAFFGYLLPWGQMSYWGAQVIVNLFGAIPVIGPDLSLWIRGDYVVSDATLNRFFAFHVIALPLVILGLVAAHLIALHEVGSNNPDGIEIKDNLDADGHPVDGIPSHPYYSTKDFFGVAVFLTIFSAVVFFAPEMGGYFLEYNNFLPADPMKTPPHIAPTWYFTPFYSVLRATTADFMYVLMAAIAAYVVFIWLKSRLAYRTKIAVAVIGLVLIIGMLPQVLDAKFWGVVLFGSSVVIIALLPWLDHSPARSIRYRPDWHKYVYILFGLCFVTLGYLGTQLPTPAYTIISQVATLLYFAFFLLMPWWSTMGRFKPVPTRLTFTPH
- the petA gene encoding ubiquinol-cytochrome c reductase iron-sulfur subunit, with the translated sequence MSIEKQVDSGRRGLLVATCAAGGVVGVSTAGVLVSTFQPSERAKAAGAPVEVDISDVKPGEMKVVEWRGKPVWILRRTPEMMATLEKDTAELADPNSEKEYQLPTPEYARNPWRAREDHKEVLVTVGICSHLGCSPSSRLASGPQPNLPDNWPGGFLCPCHGSTFDLSARVFRNKPAPTNMDVPPYMYLSDNKLIIGKDEKGEA
- the mscL gene encoding large conductance mechanosensitive channel protein MscL; the encoded protein is MSMMGEFKTFAMRGNVVDLAVGVIIGGAFGRIVDSLVKDVIMPPIGMLFGGLDFANYYLPLNGQGTALPLAEAQKAGAVLAYGNFLTILLNFILLAFVIFQMVRVVNRLRGPVEAATPAEKEEILLLRDIRDSLKKP
- a CDS encoding Do family serine endopeptidase yields the protein MRPRRQSGAFRRFWLLFAQVVTVALALYFVVAALRPDWLERPPTRVALGPAGQQVPVLQGASVPAPGSYREAAGRAMPAVVNILTSKTTRETHPLLKDPFFRRFFGDRMPPDEQLASLGSGVIVSGDGYILTNNHVIEGADVIEVGLADGRKAPARVVGTDPETDLAVIRINERKLPVMVLGDPESARVGDVVLAIGNPFGVGQTVTLGIISALGRNNLHINHFENFIQTDAAINFGNSGGALVDTNGQLLGINSAIYSQTGGSVGIGFAIPVSTAKMVLDAIVKHGQVVRGWIGIESQDITPELAESFGLGRSSGAIIAGVVRGGPADRAGMRPGDILVAVGGKNVANTSEMLNLIAQLEPGEKAPLRILRKNRESTLDVTVGKRPRQPQ
- a CDS encoding DUF2461 domain-containing protein → MHLRDLTQFLSELSENNNRPWFLWNKPRYDILRAEFLQVVTELIGELGAFDKRVAGGDPRKALFRIHRDVRFAKDKRPYKTHFSAGIAPLNKRRPSAAGGPTYYFHIEADGKLLFGAGEYLPPAHRLKAIRQHVINDATGFSKMLKNKHLRATYGDLQFEDVLQRPPKGVDPNHPLVEYLKLKSYFVWVEVPLLFNAPELLVPQLASGMKDAFPLVTWLRSVPDEVPETREEEESSE
- a CDS encoding cupin domain-containing protein; translation: MALQHAVSGERIALQRGDDDIAHFTSIALVKTEHMELIRLVLPKEKPMPAHRVEGEMTLVCLEGEIAFDAHGRTTILRPNEMVYLAGGEPHAIRANKDAVALMTILLGPVRTGGPTNDPRGSGN